From a region of the Hymenobacter jejuensis genome:
- the pxpB gene encoding 5-oxoprolinase subunit PxpB, with product MENPQRNPSSTAAAHLAPVGDSGLVVQFGDAIELPTHLRVQAFSACLREHPFPGLIEYVPAFASVTVYYDPWVLSQAGRYNPYEEVTHFIHDLLRQAETRKEKLRSKVVEIPVWYGGKFGPDLEFVADYAQLSVKQVISLHTRGEYLVYMIGFAPGFPYIGGLNEKIAVPRKDKPRTKVPAGSVGIGGLQTGVYPIQTPGGWQLIGRTPLQLFKPQAASPSLLQAGDRVRFVAITEKEFERRREYEF from the coding sequence ATGGAAAACCCGCAGCGGAACCCGAGCAGCACAGCCGCCGCGCACTTAGCGCCCGTGGGCGATTCGGGACTGGTGGTGCAGTTTGGCGACGCCATTGAGCTACCGACGCACCTGCGGGTGCAGGCCTTCAGCGCCTGCCTGCGCGAGCACCCTTTTCCGGGCCTCATCGAATATGTGCCGGCTTTTGCGAGCGTCACGGTTTACTATGATCCGTGGGTGCTGAGCCAGGCGGGCCGCTACAATCCGTATGAAGAAGTAACGCACTTTATTCACGATCTGCTGCGCCAAGCCGAAACTCGGAAGGAGAAGCTGCGCTCCAAAGTGGTGGAGATTCCGGTGTGGTACGGCGGCAAGTTTGGGCCCGATCTGGAGTTTGTAGCAGATTACGCCCAACTATCTGTTAAACAAGTAATTAGTTTGCATACGCGTGGCGAATACTTGGTGTACATGATCGGGTTTGCGCCCGGCTTTCCGTACATAGGTGGGCTGAACGAGAAGATTGCGGTGCCGCGCAAAGACAAGCCGCGCACCAAAGTGCCTGCCGGCTCGGTCGGGATCGGCGGGCTGCAAACGGGCGTTTACCCGATTCAGACGCCCGGCGGCTGGCAGCTTATTGGGCGTACGCCGCTTCAGCTATTCAAACCGCAGGCTGCGTCGCCGAGCTTGTTACAGGCCGGCGACCGGGTGCGGTTTGTGGCCATCACAGAAAAGGAATTCGAACGCCGCCGCGAGTATGAGTTTTAA
- a CDS encoding NRAMP family divalent metal transporter: MKQRKDWSVLLGAAFLMATSAVGPGFLTQTTVFTQSLGASFGFVILASVLIDLGVQLNIWRIIAVAEKRAPDIANIVLPGLGSLIAVLIVLGGLAFNIGNVAGAGLGLEVLFGITPQMGALLTAAMAIAIFLVKEAGKAMDRFAQIMGLLMIISIVYVAVTSGPPVGEALVRTVAPTKIDFMSIITLVGGTVGGYITFAGGHRLLDAGVKGQAALPQVTSSAASGITVASIIRVFLFLASLGVISQGLAIDAGNPTASVFKLAAGQIGYKLFGVVMFSAAITSVIGSAYTSVTFLRSFHAGISRNENRIIIGFILLSTLIFVLVGKPVSLLILAGALNGFILPITLGTMLVAAHRKSVVGEYRHPLFLTFCGLLVVLVMAWMSSRVFIEQAHTLFA, encoded by the coding sequence ATGAAGCAACGAAAAGATTGGAGCGTACTGCTCGGGGCCGCGTTTCTGATGGCGACATCGGCAGTCGGGCCCGGCTTCCTCACCCAGACCACCGTTTTCACCCAATCCTTGGGGGCCAGTTTTGGCTTCGTTATTCTGGCCTCCGTGCTCATCGACTTGGGCGTCCAGCTGAATATCTGGCGCATCATCGCCGTAGCCGAGAAGCGGGCGCCTGACATTGCCAACATTGTGCTGCCGGGGCTGGGGAGCTTGATCGCGGTGCTCATTGTGCTCGGCGGGTTGGCCTTCAATATCGGTAATGTGGCCGGGGCAGGGTTGGGCCTGGAAGTGCTGTTTGGCATCACGCCCCAAATGGGCGCCCTGCTTACAGCGGCTATGGCCATCGCTATTTTTCTGGTGAAGGAAGCCGGCAAAGCCATGGACCGATTTGCGCAGATCATGGGCCTGCTCATGATCATAAGCATTGTGTATGTGGCCGTTACGTCGGGTCCGCCGGTGGGCGAGGCGCTGGTGCGCACGGTGGCACCTACCAAAATCGACTTTATGTCCATCATCACGTTGGTGGGGGGCACGGTGGGAGGCTACATCACGTTTGCCGGCGGGCATCGGCTGCTGGATGCGGGCGTGAAAGGGCAGGCCGCCTTGCCGCAGGTTACGTCGAGCGCCGCGTCGGGCATTACGGTGGCCTCGATTATCCGGGTGTTTCTGTTTTTAGCCTCGCTCGGTGTGATCAGCCAAGGGCTTGCCATCGACGCCGGCAACCCAACGGCTTCGGTATTTAAGTTGGCTGCCGGGCAGATAGGCTATAAACTTTTCGGAGTGGTAATGTTCTCAGCTGCAATTACTTCGGTGATTGGGTCGGCTTACACTTCCGTGACGTTTCTCCGGTCTTTTCATGCCGGCATCAGTCGCAACGAAAACCGAATCATCATCGGATTTATCCTGTTGTCGACACTCATTTTCGTGCTAGTTGGCAAGCCAGTAAGCCTGCTGATTCTTGCTGGAGCGCTCAACGGCTTTATTTTGCCCATTACCCTCGGCACAATGCTGGTAGCGGCCCACCGCAAATCGGTGGTAGGCGAGTACCGGCACCCGTTGTTCCTGACTTTTTGCGGCCTGTTGGTCGTGCTGGTGATGGCTTGGATGAGCAGCCGGGTTTTTATCGAACAGGCGCATACTCTGTTCGCGTAG
- a CDS encoding LamB/YcsF family protein — translation MTPPLQVDLNCDMGESYGAYQLGHDAAILPFVTSANIACGFHAGDPAVMKKTVRLCLQHNVAIGAHPGLPDLVGFGRREMAVSPEEAFDMVVYQLGALAGFVASEGGTLHHLKPHGALYNMAAVNAALAEAIAEALHRVNPELVLYGLAGSELIRAGQKLGLRTAQEVFADRTYQPNGTLTSRRLPQALITDPNEAIRQVVRMVKEGKVRTLPGEDLAIQADTVCIHGDGAHALAFAQQINQVLADEGVVLEAALLTKPV, via the coding sequence ATGACACCACCCTTGCAGGTTGACCTCAACTGCGACATGGGCGAGAGCTACGGTGCTTACCAGCTTGGGCACGACGCGGCTATTCTGCCTTTTGTGACCTCGGCCAACATTGCCTGCGGCTTCCATGCCGGCGACCCAGCCGTAATGAAAAAAACCGTGCGACTGTGCCTGCAACACAACGTAGCGATCGGGGCGCACCCTGGTCTGCCCGATCTGGTGGGGTTTGGCCGCCGCGAAATGGCAGTTTCGCCGGAAGAAGCTTTCGACATGGTGGTCTACCAATTAGGGGCATTGGCTGGGTTTGTAGCCTCCGAAGGCGGCACTTTGCACCACCTGAAACCCCACGGCGCCCTCTACAACATGGCCGCCGTAAATGCGGCCCTCGCCGAGGCTATTGCGGAAGCCCTGCATCGTGTCAATCCGGAATTGGTGCTGTATGGGCTGGCCGGCAGCGAACTGATCAGGGCCGGGCAAAAGCTGGGCCTGCGGACGGCACAGGAGGTTTTCGCCGACCGCACGTATCAGCCCAACGGCACGCTGACTTCGCGCCGGTTGCCCCAGGCGCTGATCACCGACCCCAACGAAGCCATCCGGCAGGTGGTGCGCATGGTAAAAGAAGGAAAAGTCCGGACGCTACCCGGAGAAGATCTTGCAATTCAGGCCGATACGGTATGCATTCACGGCGACGGCGCACACGCATTGGCGTTTGCCCAGCAAATTAATCAAGTGCTTGCAGATGAAGGAGTTGTGCTAGAGGCTGCGTTGCTTACAAAGCCCGTATGA
- a CDS encoding 5-oxoprolinase subunit C family protein, protein MSFNILSPGLLTTVQDLGRHGYQKQGILVSGAMDAIALRVANLLVGNPEDSAGLEITYLGPRIRFEADHLIALTGADLSPVLNGERVKMARPVWVRRGSVLEFSTPRSGIRAYLAVAGSFAIPKVLGSYSTYLRAEIGGFRGRALKTGDLLPCIGLTPQGHKLWQALAGAYPAKDWGQAKWTPDPQLYPQPVASPVIRVLQGPDYELFTESSQHDFWHQEFTVTSDSDRMGYRLQGPALFRDEPRELLSSAVTFGTIQVPPEGHPIALLADHQTTGGYPRIAQVITADFSRLAQVPLGQKIRFQRISLEDAQCLYIKQEQDIQQIKKSLQFKIENA, encoded by the coding sequence ATGAGTTTTAACATTCTTAGCCCGGGGCTGCTGACTACGGTGCAGGACCTGGGCCGGCACGGCTACCAGAAGCAAGGCATTTTGGTAAGCGGCGCTATGGATGCCATAGCCCTACGCGTGGCCAACCTGCTGGTGGGCAACCCGGAAGACAGCGCCGGCCTGGAAATCACTTACTTAGGCCCCCGCATCCGCTTCGAAGCCGATCATTTGATTGCCCTCACGGGTGCCGATTTGTCGCCGGTGCTCAACGGCGAGCGCGTAAAAATGGCCCGGCCCGTGTGGGTGCGGCGCGGCAGTGTGCTGGAGTTTAGCACCCCGCGCTCGGGCATCCGGGCGTATCTGGCCGTGGCCGGAAGCTTCGCCATTCCGAAGGTGCTGGGCAGCTATTCTACTTACCTGCGCGCCGAAATCGGTGGGTTCAGAGGCCGCGCCCTGAAAACCGGCGATCTGCTGCCTTGCATTGGCCTTACGCCGCAAGGGCACAAGCTCTGGCAGGCCTTAGCTGGCGCTTACCCCGCCAAAGATTGGGGCCAGGCCAAGTGGACTCCCGACCCGCAGCTCTACCCGCAGCCCGTGGCGAGCCCGGTTATTCGGGTTTTGCAAGGCCCTGATTACGAATTGTTTACCGAAAGCAGTCAACACGATTTCTGGCACCAGGAATTCACCGTTACCTCCGACTCCGACCGCATGGGCTACCGGTTGCAAGGGCCGGCCTTGTTTCGGGACGAGCCGCGCGAGCTGCTATCCAGCGCTGTTACCTTTGGCACCATTCAGGTGCCGCCCGAAGGCCACCCCATTGCGTTGCTAGCCGACCATCAAACGACGGGTGGCTACCCGCGCATTGCGCAGGTGATTACGGCCGATTTCTCGCGCTTGGCACAGGTGCCGCTGGGGCAAAAAATCCGGTTTCAGAGGATTTCACTGGAAGATGCACAGTGCCTGTACATCAAGCAAGAGCAAGATATTCAGCAGATTAAGAAGAGTTTACAGTTTAAAATCGAGAATGCATGA